In Euphorbia lathyris chromosome 9, ddEupLath1.1, whole genome shotgun sequence, the following are encoded in one genomic region:
- the LOC136207115 gene encoding putative pentatricopeptide repeat-containing protein At1g12700, mitochondrial yields the protein MYTQHNELVSFFHKLLRTKPRPSVIEFNKLSSSLAKMKQFQTVISLSNQMELVSVKPHLYTCNILINCFSHLQRVDLGFSILAKILKLGFEPTIITFTTLINELCRDGKIGHAVDLFDKIVAIGHQPDVHTYNVIVNGLCKIGNLHVAMSLLKRMKEKGCEPNVVTYSAIIDGLCKCNQVDEAFDLFKEIKSQGILPNVVTHTSLIHGLCYSSKWKEASALFEEMLERNIVPDVVTFSILVDELCKDGMIVKAQSILSRMIQTGVEPNVVTYNSLIDGYGLHGQMHLARKVFYVMMRKGCNPDVHTYSILINWYCKNKGTYKAKQLVNEMSSRGLVPDHYVYSSIIYGLCHARRPWEAFKLFKDLCATGYLPNVITYSTLLHGFCENGHFDIAFSLFDEMKVTNLKPDVATYNILIEDMCKAGRFKDVKKLLSNLFIDQLRPTIQTYTMIIDGLSKRRFLDEAYQIFKNMENNVCSPDNCSYNVMIHGFLRCKDLDKAAELIHDMRGKGFSADNTTLMLVAENKAILKLL from the coding sequence ATGTATACCCAACACAATGAACTTGTCTCTTTCTTCCATAAGCTTCTTCGCACAAAGCCCCGACCATCCGTAATTGAGTTCAATAAATTGTCATCTTCACTGGCGAAGATGAAACAATTTCAGACTGTCATTTCTTTGTCCAACCAGATGGAATTGGTGAGTGTTAAACCTCATTTGTATACTTGTAACATCTTAATTAACTGCTTCTCCCATTTACAACGTGTGGATTTGGGGTTTTCTATTCTGGCTAAAATTTTGAAGCTTGGTTTTGAGCCTACCATTATAACCTTCACTACTTTAATCAATGAATTGTGTAGAGATGGTAAAATTGGACATGCTGTAGATTTATTTGATAAGATAGTGGCCATAGGTCATCAACCTGATGTGCATACTTATAATGTGATTGTGAATGGTCTGTGTAAAATTGGAAATTTGCATGTGGCTATGAGTTTGCTGAAAAGAATGAAGGAGAAAGGTTGTGAGCCTAATGTGGTGACATACAGTGCCATTATTGATGGCCTTTGCAAGTGTAACCAAGTTGATGAAGCATTTGATCTTTTCAAAGAGATTAAAAGTCAAGGAATTTTGCCTAATGTTGTCACTCACACCTCACTAATTCATGGTCTTTGCTATTCGAGCAAGTGGAAGGAAGCTTCGGCGTTGTTTGAAGAGATGTTGGAAAGGAATATAGTACCAGATGTAGTGACTTTCAGTATATTAGTAGATGAACTTTGCAAAGATGGAATGATAGTAAAGGCTCAATCTATTTTAAGCAGGATGATTCAAACCGGTGTTGAGCCTAATGTCGTTACATATAATTCACTTATAGATGGATATGGTCTTCATGGACAAATGCATCTAGCTAGGAAAGTGTTTTATGTGATGATGAGAAAGGGTTGCAATCCTGATGTCCATACTTATAGCATCTTGATCAATTGGTATTGTAAGAACAAAGGTACTTACAAGGCAAAGCAACTTGTTAATGAAATGTCTTCTAGAGGTTTAGTTCCTGATCATTATGTTTATAGTTCTATTATATATGGTTTATGTCATGCAAGAAGACCTTGGGAAGCCTTCAAGCTCTTTAAGGATTTGTGTGCAACTGGCTATCTACCTAATGTTATAACATACTCAACTCTACTACATGGCTTTTGTGAAAATGGACATTTTGACATAGCATTCTCCTTATTTGATGAAATGAAAGTGACCAATTTGAAGCCTGATGTAGCTACATACAATATCTTAATTGAAGACATGTGCAAAGCTGGAAGGTTTAAGGATGTAAAGAAATTGTTGTCTAATCTTTTTATTGATCAATTGCGGCCTACAATTCAAACATATACTATGATAATTGATGGACTTAGCAAGAGAAGATTTCTAGATGAAGCATACCAGATCTTCAAAAATATGGAGAACAATGTCTGCTCGCCAGATAATTGTTCTTATAATGTGATGATTCACGGATTTCTTCGTTGCAAGGATTTAGACAAAGCAGCAGAGCTTATTCATGACATGCGTGGCAAGGGCTTCTCTGCAGATAACACCACATTGATGTTGGTAGCTGAGAATAAAGCCATCCTGAAATTACTATAA
- the LOC136205630 gene encoding pentatricopeptide repeat-containing protein At3g22470, mitochondrial-like → MLSCSTRRLLTAFSSHLHYKVTPISTFSFSLLHAPYSTSSKLRGAQTQYSFPDLISSFNHMLCMNPPPSVIQFNKLLSALVRMNHLHTVLSFSKQMESVGIRPDVYTAYILINCFCHLNRVDFGFSVLGKMCKIGLEPDIVTFTTLINGLCIQGNLIEAVNCFDKIVAIGYQPDVKTYNAIVNSLSKMGKFNVAFGLLEEMARRGCQPNVVTYSSIIDSLCKYGQVDEAFHLFSKIKREGILLNVVTYSCLIHGLCYSGQWRKASTLFNEMLDLNIAPDIVTFSMLVDELCKEGKVDKARCVVGIMIQMGIEPNVITYNSLIDGFGLDRQMHQARKVFNVTTNKDCNPDVRTYNIMIHWYCKWKMIDEAEQLLDEMPLKGLRPNNYTYNALIRGFCSTRGPGAAMKLFKDLCAHGYLPNIVSYSSLLHGFCKHGCFDVALGLLHEMKESKLKPNIFVYGILMDGMCKAGRLKYAKKLFSMLSVEGLQPNVQIYNIIISGLCKEALMDEAYNLFREMEEIGCSPNSGSYNVIIRGFLGHNNQSKAIELIREMRDQGFSADNSTIAMVLDLSCKKGYDILKNL, encoded by the coding sequence ATGCTAAGCTGCAGCACCAGACGCCTTCTCACTGCTTTTTCATCTCATCTTCATTATAAGGTAACGCCTATTTCTACCTTTTCATTTTCTCTTCTTCATGCTCCTTACTCCACCTCTTCAAAACTAAGAGGAGCTCAAACCCAATACAGCTTTCCCGATCTAATTTCTTCCTTCAACCACATGCTTTGTATGAATCCGCCGCCTTCTGTTATTCAGTTTAACAAATTGTTATCTGCACTTGTTAGAATGAATCATCTCCATACTGTCCTTTCTTTCTCCAAGCAGATGGAATCCGTGGGTATTAGACCTGATGTTTATACTGcttatattttgattaattgCTTTTGCCATTTAAACCGGGTAGATTTTGGATTCTCTGTTTTAGGGAAGATGTGCAAAATTGGTTTAGAGCCTGACATTGTAACCTTTACTACTTTGATTAATGGTTTATGTATACAAGGTAACCTTATTGAAGCAGTCAATTGTTTTGATAAGATAGTTGCAATAGGATATCAACCTGATGTGAAGACCTATAATGCGATTGTCAATTCTTTGTCTAAAATGGGAAAATTCAATGTGGCATTTGGTTTGCTCGAAGAAATGGCTAGGAGAGGTTGCCAGCCTAATGTGGTGACATACAGTTCTATTATTGATAGTCTTTGTAAGTATGGTCAGGTTGACGAAGCATTTCATCTATTCTCAAAGATTAAAAGGGAAGGAATTTTGTTGAATGTTGTTACTTACAGTTGTTTAATTCACGGTTTATGCTATTCGGGTCAGTGGAGAAAAGCTTCTACGTTGTTCAATGAAATGTTGGATCTGAATATAGCACCAGATATAGTAACCTTCAGTATGCTTGTTGATGAATTATGTAAGGAAGGAAAGGTGGATAAAGCTAGATGTGTGGTTGGAATAATGATTCAGATGGGTATAGAGCCCAATGTTATCACTTACAATTCGTTGATAGATGGATTTGGTTTGGATAGGCAGATGCATCAAGCTAGGAAAGTGTTCAATGTGACGACAAACAAGGATTGTAATCCTGATGTTCGTACTTATAATATAATGATTCATTGGTATTGTAAATGGAAAATGATTGACGAGGCAGAGCAACTTCTGGATGAAATGCCCCTTAAAGGTTTAAGGCCTAACAATTATACTTATAATGCTCTTATACGTGGCTTTTGCTCTACAAGAGGTCCCGGGGCAGCCATGAAACTCTTTAAAGACTTGTGTGCTCATGGCTATCTTCCAAATATAGTAAGTTACTCAAGTTTGCTACATGGCTTCTGTAAGCATGGATGTTTTGATGTTGCCTTAGGCCTACTGCATGAAATGAAGGAGAGCAAGTTGAAGCCTAACATATTTGTGTATGGTATTCTAATGGATGGGATGTGCAAAGCTGGGAGGTTGAAATATGCAAAGAAATTATTTTCTATGCTTTCTGTTGAAGGGTTGCAGCCTAATGTtcaaatttataatataataattagtGGACTTTGCAAAGAGGCATTGATGGATGAAGCCTATAATCTCTTTAgggaaatggaagaaattggttGCTCACCAAATAGTGGCTCTTACAATGTTATTATTCGAGGATTTCTTGGGCACAACAATCAGTCCAAGGCAATAGAACTTATTCGTGAAATGCGTGATCAAGGCTTTTCAGCAGATAACTCTACGATAGCTATGGTATTGGATCTATCTTGCAAGAAAGGCTATGACATTCTGAAGAATTTGTAA